A DNA window from Drosophila biarmipes strain raj3 chromosome 2R, RU_DBia_V1.1, whole genome shotgun sequence contains the following coding sequences:
- the LOC108029968 gene encoding selenoprotein H produces the protein MAPKGPGKKKKEVDWADDEHFSKERSMIYIEHTYECPIFQTKADECGAFLQQRIPERKFQLVKNKYGRQVPREGAFEIGFSQNARTSVHLLWSGLDKGPPRRDKFPLDYESLVPDVNRILKKFYPDKAVGVVDEDEDEAREEDM, from the coding sequence ATGGCACCCAAGGGACCGGGCAAAAAGAAGAAGGAAGTGGACTGGGCCGACGATGAGCACTTCTCCAAGGAGCGCTCCATGATCTACATAGAGCACACCTACGAGTGCCCCATTTTCCAGACCAAGGCCGACGAGTGTGGAGCATTTCTGCAGCAGAGGATTCCGGAGCGCAAGTTCCAGCTGGTGAAGAACAAGTATGGACGCCAGGTGCCCCGGGAAGGAGCCTTCGAGATAGGCTTCTCGCAGAACGCCCGCACCTCGGTGCACCTTCTCTGGTCTGGCCTGGACAAGGGACCGCCGCGGCGAGACAAGTTCCCCCTGGACTATGAGTCACTCGTTCCCGATGTCAACAGGATACTCAAGAAGTTCTACCCCGACAAGGCAGTGGGCGTGGTCGACGAAGACGAGGACGAAGCGAGGGAAGAGGACATGTAA